Proteins encoded in a region of the Phosphitispora fastidiosa genome:
- a CDS encoding class I SAM-dependent methyltransferase has product MGNTDKFEMIANTYDTPERIQIAKVSSDAIREHLDDAKTKNAIDFGCGTGLVGMNLLNDFQSILFLDTSQNMIHQINRKISRSNIHNAGTLCFDFEKDGQSELHADYIFMVQVLLHIKDFKSVLLKLYDVLNPGGHLIIIDFNKNDEIVSDIVHSGFDQEMLTDIMLNIGYNTIRSKTFYNGNKIFMGHDASLFILDSQK; this is encoded by the coding sequence ATGGGTAACACAGATAAGTTTGAAATGATAGCTAATACATATGATACTCCTGAAAGGATCCAAATTGCAAAGGTATCATCAGATGCTATTCGTGAACATTTAGATGATGCAAAAACCAAGAATGCCATTGATTTTGGATGTGGGACCGGTCTTGTCGGGATGAACTTATTGAATGATTTTCAATCAATACTGTTTCTGGATACATCACAAAACATGATTCATCAAATAAATCGAAAAATTTCTCGTTCTAATATACATAATGCTGGTACTTTATGCTTTGATTTTGAAAAAGATGGTCAATCGGAATTACATGCTGATTATATTTTTATGGTTCAGGTTCTACTCCATATTAAAGATTTTAAGTCAGTTTTATTAAAGCTATATGATGTTTTGAATCCGGGAGGGCATTTAATAATCATTGATTTTAATAAGAATGATGAAATAGTTTCAGATATAGTTCATAGTGGCTTTGATCAAGAAATGCTAACGGATATTATGTTGAATATAGGATATAACACGATTCGATCCAAAACATTTTATAATGGAAATAAAATATTCATGGGTCACGATGCGTCTCTATTTATACTTGATTCTCAAAAATAA
- a CDS encoding DUF6431 domain-containing protein: MIRVFELFCKLNFINLSAKDIFLQSMAEFHPHDHKCPFCLTEHPDWKKHAVYERYLISFESGRTVSYLITIIRYRCSSCGHTHAILPEPVIPYQSYSLLFILAVMRDYFISSLTVKDICAKYDISVSTLYSWKALFLRHKKIWLGLLNDACTSPLQFLNSLFIENLHTLKEFFLTAGVSFLQGASHMKKAYFAPVCAIVKKKLSQSPEKK; the protein is encoded by the coding sequence ATGATAAGAGTTTTTGAACTGTTCTGCAAGTTGAATTTTATAAATCTTTCCGCTAAGGATATTTTTCTTCAATCCATGGCCGAATTCCATCCGCATGACCACAAATGCCCTTTCTGTTTGACGGAACATCCTGATTGGAAAAAACATGCTGTTTATGAGCGCTACCTGATTTCTTTTGAGAGTGGCCGTACTGTCTCATACCTGATTACTATTATCAGATACAGATGCTCATCCTGCGGGCACACCCATGCGATACTTCCAGAACCTGTCATCCCGTACCAATCCTATAGCCTCCTTTTCATTCTTGCAGTCATGAGGGATTATTTCATCAGTTCCCTCACTGTAAAGGATATCTGTGCCAAATATGATATTTCCGTTTCCACTCTCTATTCATGGAAGGCACTTTTTCTCAGGCACAAGAAGATCTGGCTTGGTCTCCTTAACGATGCGTGCACATCACCCCTGCAGTTTCTGAATTCCCTCTTTATTGAAAATCTTCATACCCTCAAGGAGTTTTTTCTCACGGCAGGTGTTTCCTTCCTGCAAGGCGCATCCCACATGAAAAAGGCATATTTCGCTCCGGTATGTGCGATTGTCAAGAAAAAACTGAGCCAGTCGCCAGAAAAAAAATGA
- a CDS encoding putative immunity protein, translated as MPKARKMLSNWKASYIQSLMKLIETQSRATLATWAVDYSEQVILPLWSKYYPDDLRPQNALNAARTWLSGAIKLPQAKSAIIECHAAAREAEGNPVAQAAARTIGQCTSTIHSARHCIGIAFYGAIAVAYDQLGTDVPWGQIEQCAAEECGRMEAALRAVAVENEPSPAKIDWKC; from the coding sequence ATGCCAAAAGCACGAAAAATGCTAAGCAACTGGAAGGCATCGTATATTCAGTCGCTTATGAAATTAATTGAAACCCAGAGCAGGGCAACCCTTGCGACTTGGGCAGTTGATTATTCTGAGCAGGTAATATTGCCGCTATGGAGCAAGTATTATCCAGATGACCTGCGCCCGCAAAACGCATTGAATGCCGCCCGCACGTGGCTGTCAGGTGCAATCAAACTGCCGCAGGCGAAATCTGCGATCATCGAGTGCCATGCTGCTGCTCGTGAAGCAGAGGGAAATCCTGTTGCACAGGCGGCGGCGAGGACAATAGGACAATGCACATCGACCATCCATTCAGCACGGCATTGTATCGGGATTGCCTTTTATGGAGCGATAGCTGTCGCTTATGATCAGCTTGGGACTGATGTACCGTGGGGACAAATCGAGCAATGCGCTGCTGAAGAGTGCGGACGTATGGAAGCTGCCCTGCGAGCTGTTGCCGTGGAGAACGAGCCAAGCCCGGCTAAAATCGATTGGAAATGCTGA
- a CDS encoding RCC1-like domain-containing protein, whose product MKLYGTLVAGHRHTVGLKSDGTVTAVGDNKYGQCDVRGLRNSPARK is encoded by the coding sequence ATGAAACTATATGGAACATTAGTGGCGGGTCATCGTCATACCGTTGGGCTTAAATCGGACGGAACGGTGACGGCTGTGGGTGATAATAAATATGGCCAATGCGATGTAAGAGGCTTGCGGAATTCGCCAGCCCGGAAGTAG